GCGCGCCGGCGACTTGTCTTTCTCCAGGAACTCCGCGTTTGCCTTGTTCAGCGCATCGGCCAGCACCTGCGCCTTTTCGTTCTTGGTCTTGAAGGCCAGATCTTCCAGCGAAACCGCCAATGCCAGGAACTCACCCAGCGAATCCCAGCGCAGGTAGTTTTCTTCTGTGAACTGCTGCACGTGCTTCGGCGCGGAGCCACCGGCCCCCGTCTCAAACAATCCGCCGCCGTCCAGCAACGGAACGATGGACAGCATTTTGGCGCTTGTGCCCAACTCCAGGATCGGGAACAAGTCGGTCAGGTAGTCGCGCAGCACGTTTCCGGTCACTGATATGGTGTCCTTGCCTTCCTTGGCGCGCTTCAGCGTATAGCGCATTGCCTCCACCGGAGACATGATCTGGATATCCAGCCCGTTGGTGTTGTGGTCTTTGAGGTAGCGCTCTACTTTCTTGATCAGGTTGGCGTCGTGCGCTCTTTGCGGGTCCAGCCAGAAAATGGCGGGCGTGTTGGTAATGCGGGCCCTGGTGACAGCCAGTTTCACCCAGTCCTGGATCGGGAGGTCTTTGGTCTGCGTCATCCGGAAGATATCCCCTTCCTCCACTTTCTGCTCCAGCAGGGTGTTGCCCGCCGCATCCACCACCCGCACGGTGCCATTCTCCGTCATCTCAAACGTCTTGTCGTGCGAACCGTACTCCTCCGCCTTCTGCGCCATCAAACCAATATTAGGCACCGTTCCCATAGTCGTGACGTCAAAAGCGCCGTTCTCTTTGTGGAACCTGATCACCTCTTCATATATACCGGCGTAGCTGCGGTCCGGGATAATGGCTTTGGTATCGTGCAGTTTGCCGTCCGGCCCCCACATTTTACCGGACGAGCGGATAGCGGCCGGCATGGAGGCATCGATGATCACGTCGCTCGGCACGTGCAGGTTGGTGATGCCTTTGTCGGAGTTCACCATCGCCAGGGCCGGGCCCTTCTCGTAAGCGGCTTTGATATCGGCCTCTATCGCTGCCCGCTTGTCTTCCGGCAGCTTCTGGATTTTATTGAAAACATCGCCCAGACCGTTTTTAGGGTCTACGCCTATTTCCTTAAAAGTACTGGCGTGCTTGTCGAACACATCCTTGAAGAAAACGGTAACGGCATGTCCGAACATAATCGGGTCCGACACTTTCATCATGGTCGCTTTCAGGTGCAGCGACAGCAGCACGTCCTTGTCCTTGGCATCGGCTATCTCCTTCTCCAGAAACGAGCGCAGGGCCTTGCGGCTCATCACGGCCGCGTCAATCACTTCGCCTTCCGATAGCGTTGTCTTTTCCTTCAGCGTCTTTGTTTTTCCGTCAGCGCCCACAAACTCAATCTTCACGTCGCCAGCCTTCTCCACCACC
This window of the Pontibacter russatus genome carries:
- a CDS encoding NADP-dependent isocitrate dehydrogenase, encoding MTTKTAKIVYTITDEAPALATYSLLPIVKTFTKAAGVDVETRDISLAGRILAAFPERLSEDQKQSDELAYLGELAKTPEANIIKLPNISASIPQLTAAIKELQAQGYDIPDYPAEPKNDDEKDAKARYAKILGSAVNPVLREGNSDRRVADAVKQYAKKNPHSMGAWTSDSKSHVAHMSEGDFYGSEKSVVVEKAGDVKIEFVGADGKTKTLKEKTTLSEGEVIDAAVMSRKALRSFLEKEIADAKDKDVLLSLHLKATMMKVSDPIMFGHAVTVFFKDVFDKHASTFKEIGVDPKNGLGDVFNKIQKLPEDKRAAIEADIKAAYEKGPALAMVNSDKGITNLHVPSDVIIDASMPAAIRSSGKMWGPDGKLHDTKAIIPDRSYAGIYEEVIRFHKENGAFDVTTMGTVPNIGLMAQKAEEYGSHDKTFEMTENGTVRVVDAAGNTLLEQKVEEGDIFRMTQTKDLPIQDWVKLAVTRARITNTPAIFWLDPQRAHDANLIKKVERYLKDHNTNGLDIQIMSPVEAMRYTLKRAKEGKDTISVTGNVLRDYLTDLFPILELGTSAKMLSIVPLLDGGGLFETGAGGSAPKHVQQFTEENYLRWDSLGEFLALAVSLEDLAFKTKNEKAQVLADALNKANAEFLEKDKSPARKVGEIDNRGSHFYLALYWAQALAEQSEDQELKERFSKLAKALSENEGRIVDELISAQGKPVDIGGYYHPDTEKTEKAMRPSETLNRLLADF